Part of the Myxococcales bacterium genome, GCGGGAACGAAGAGTCGCTTCGGTGGGCGACAACCGGCCGAGGAGACGAGCCGGCAAACAACGCGAGAAAAAATACGGTTTAAATACAACAAGGGCAGGCTTCTCAGCCTGCCCTTGTAATCGACTTTATACGGTTTAAACCGATTATCGTTGATCGACGAATTGGATCAGTCGGTTTTCTTCCTCGAGGTTTAGGGCCGCGAAACGCATGCCGATGCCCAGATTCTCTTCTTTCGGCTGCAGGTAGGCGATGTCCCCTTGCCATTGGGCGCCGCCGAGCGGCCCGTCGATGACCGAAACGTTCAACTTGAACAGCCCGAAGGGAATCATCAGCGCTTTTTCGCCATGGACCACGAGTCGCGCGCCGCCGCGTGAAAGATCTTGAATCACGGCTTCGTAGGGCCCATAGGCCTCGCCGTTCCGCACGAACAAGCGAGCCGGTTCATTGCAGAGAATGCGCCGGAACTTACGCTGCCAGGGCGTTTCGCCCTCGCCCAACAGATCGGCCGGCATCTGATTCTTGGCCATGAAACGGTACAACCCCGCGGTGGAAATCCGCCGCTCATTGCTGCCTGGGAAACGGAACC contains:
- a CDS encoding helix-turn-helix domain-containing protein is translated as MATKKIYTTGEVARLLGVNINTVIKWFDENRLEGFRFPGSNERRISTAGLYRFMAKNQMPADLLGEGETPWQRKFRRILCNEPARLFVRNGEAYGPYEAVIQDLSRGGARLVVHGEKALMIPFGLFKLNVSVIDGPLGGAQWQGDIAYLQPKEENLGIGMRFAALNLEEENRLIQFVDQR